A DNA window from Centroberyx gerrardi isolate f3 chromosome 3, fCenGer3.hap1.cur.20231027, whole genome shotgun sequence contains the following coding sequences:
- the LOC139919595 gene encoding sorting nexin-8-like produces the protein MTVRMQASGQRPLVDSLTLQPLLDKHSVQVELLTEKKGLPFLKHVQYQITTKRFKLPVHKRYSDFDMFHELLLQRFSYRTVPQLPPKRMLKGVLTSQSEREFIESRRRGLERFTALVTQHPFLGQDKMVDIFLCAGSEDVQQKLRESFKKRGDEFLTNQIAAQAKEYLPTDIQIQITSNREFIGNILSSFQRLRDRLDRMNQRSHDHAADLVLFSKELSVLGCDPSPVPEVEGVGGRWRTQRQRLRGLSQDVMTLANRAAQQGGREEEDVLEKLNLFMDLLHSYKELCDRHERSMLVDHQKALLQKPAATRRHAASTAAPTHTPAKEQRSAQQLESRLTQQENAIVTMELRNYFSLLCLHQETQLILSQLPLTTHILACFIQAQAQGHTEMGAMWSELGAALLHSQPQPKSNAQSQSSGPVHLQTLLTDTQSQSQSQFQPSPSPSPIPSPGPSPHVPHFPRPPSSPGLQPVSPRLPTGPTDDATRASDTSFP, from the exons TGAGGATGCAGGCTTCAGGGCAGAGACCTCTGGTGGATTCACTGACACTGCAGCCTCTTTTGGACAAACACTCTgtacag GTGGAGCTGCTGACAGAGAAGAAAGGACTGCCATTTCTCAAACACGTGCAATATCAGATCACAACTAAG cgtttCAAGCTGCCAGTTCACAAACGCTACAGTGACTTTGACATGTTCCATGAGCTTCTGCTGCAGAGATTCTCCTACAGGACGGTCCCACAGCTGCCGCCCAAGAGGATGCTGAAGGGGG TGCTAACCtctcagtcagagagagagttcaTTGAGAGTCGAAGGCGAGGCTTGGAGAGGTTTACAGCGTTGGTGACACAGCACCCCTTCCTGGGACAAGACAAGATGGTCGATATCTTCCTCTGTGCTGGCTCAGAG gatgtGCAGCAGAAGCTGAGGGAGTCGTTTAAAAAGCGGGGAGATGAgttcctgaccaatcagattgcagCCCAGGCCAAG gAATATTTACCTACTGACATTCAAATCCAGATCACCAGTAATCGGGAGTTCATTG GAAACATCCTGTCCAGTTTCCAGCGCCTGAGGGACAGACTGGACAGAATGAACCAGAGATCTCATGACCACGCTGCTGATCTGGTCCTCTTCTCCAAGGAACTGAG TGTCCTGGGATGTGACCCGTCTCCCGTCCCGGAGGTGGAGGGTGTCGGGGGCAGGTGGAGGACACAGAGGCAGCGTCTCAGAGGGCTGTCCCAGGACGTCATGACACTGGCCAacagagcagcacagcag gggggcagagaggaagaagatgtGTTGGAGAAACTGAACTTATTTATGGACCTACTGCACTCATACAAG GAGCTGTGTGATCGGCACGAGCGCAGCATGTTGGTGGACCATCAGAAAGCCCTGCTGCAGAAACCTGCCGCCACCCGCCGGCATGCTGCCAGTACTgcagcacccacacacacaccggccaAAGAGCAGCGCAGTGCCCAGCAGCTAGAGTCACGCCTCACAcag CAGGAGAATGCCATCGTCACCATGGAGCTGAGGAACTacttctctctgctgtgtctCCACCAGGAGACTCAGCTAATCCTCAGTCAGCTCCCTCTGACAACACACATTCTGGCCTGCTTCAtacaggcccaggcccagggacacactgag ATGGGGGCGATGTGGTCTGAGTTGGGTGCTGCACTG CTCCATTCCCAGCCCCAGCCCAAGTCCAACGCCCAGTCCCAGTCTTCAGGTCCTGTCCACCTCCAGACTCTCCTTACAGAtacccagtcccagtcccagtcccagttcCA GCCCAGCCCGAGCCCCAGTCCCATTCCCAGTCCTGGCCCCAGCCCCCATGTCCCACACTTCCCcagacccccctcctcccccggcCTGCAGCCCGTCTCCCCCAGGCTCCCCACTGGCCCCACTGATGACGCCACCAGAGCCTCTGACACTTCCTTCCCCTGA